The Panicum hallii strain FIL2 chromosome 9, PHallii_v3.1, whole genome shotgun sequence genome has a window encoding:
- the LOC112876950 gene encoding uncharacterized protein LOC112876950 — protein MRSMPFQLKNGHHHHHHHGAVMEGKPPPPQSATPRVSMFRRLLVRVSASEKFVADGKERDKDEKPPPAAGEADAAGSVGLDRMVLSFMEEAATVERPPRGRCNCFNGSNHEESDDEEFDFLPSEHASAPVAAGAGDALEALKGLVQSASVAERNLLADASRIADKCGKSCKGKAECRRAVADGLRALGYDASVCKSRWEKTPSYPAGEHEYIDAVVGKEEVRLIVEVDFRSQFELARSTKAYRAALQALPPLFVGTPDRLGQIVVVVAEAARQSLKKKGLHFPPWRKPEYMRAKWLSPHVRCGGDKAVVPGPAAAAVPLSAATPVQAASFSGEFELVFDRKPNNAAAAGVGEKITVVVSPWRPTEEASKKQQLPKAKVVTGLAAVL, from the exons ATGCGATCGATGCCGTTCCAGCTGAAGAacggtcaccaccaccaccaccaccacggtGCCGTCATGGAagggaagccgccgccgccgcagtctGCAACGCCTAGGGTGTCGATGTTCCGGAGGCTGCTCGTGAGGGTGTCCGCCTCGGAGAAGTTTGTCgcggatggcaaggagagggacAAGGACGAgaagccgccgcccgccgccggcgaggcggaCGCCGCGGGGTCCGTCGGGCTGGACCGCATGGTGCTCAGCTTCATGGAGGAGGCCGCCACAGTCGAGCGGCCGCCGCGGGGGCGCTGCAACTGCTTCAACGGCAGCAACCACGAGGAGAGCGACGACGAGGAGTTCGACTTCCTCCCCTCCGAGCACGCCTCCGCGCCGgtcgccgccggcgcaggcGACGCCTTGGAGGCTCTCAAG GGCCTGGTGCAGAGCGCGAGCGTTGCGGAACGGAATCTTCTCGCGGACGCGTCTAGGATCGCGGACAAGTGCGGCAAGAGCTGCAAGGGCAAGGCGGAGTGCCGCCGCGCGGTGGCCGACGGCCTCAGGGCCCTCGGCTACGACGCCTCCGTGTGCAAGTCGCGGTGGGAGAAGACCCCCTCCTACCCCGCAG GGGAGCACGAGTACATCGACGCCGTGGTGGGGAAGGAGGAGGTGAGGCTGATCGTGGAGGTGGACTTCCGGTCGCAGTTCGAACTGGCGCGGTCGACCAAGGCGTACCGCGCGGCGCTCCAGGCGCTGCCGCCGCTGTTCGTGGGGACCCCGGACCGGCTTGGCCAGATCGTGGTCGTCGTGGCAGAGGCGGCGCGGCAGAGCCTCAAGAAGAAGGGGCTGCACTTCCCCCCGTGGCGCAAGCCGGAGTACATGCGCGCCAAGTGGCTCTCCCCGCATGTCCGCTGCGGCGGCGACAAGGCCGTCGTTCCCggcccggccgcggccgcggtgcCCTTGTCGGCGGCGACGCCGGTCCAAGCGGCGAGCTTTTCCGGCGAGTTCGAGCTGGTGTTCGACAGGAAGCCAAataacgccgccgccgccggcgtcggcgAGAAGATCACGGTGGTGGTTTCGCCGTGGCGCCCAACGGAGGAGGCGAGCAAGAAGCAGCAGCTGCCCAAGGCGAAGGTCGTCACGGggctcgccgccgtcctctgA
- the LOC112877339 gene encoding pyruvate kinase isozyme A, chloroplastic-like: protein MATTARSLHLPTPPKPSNPSSHHRLPVPSHFRPRPQRLVRRLAASSSDLTSFPDPAPTPNGVYVPWAAAHPAAAAAIDVDAATEAELRENGFRSTRRTKLVCTIGPATCGAAELEALAVGGMNVARVNMCHGDREWHRGVIRAVRRLNDEKGFAVAVMMDTEGSEIHMGDLGGAPSAKAEDGEVWTFSVRSSDTSLPDRIIHVNYDGFAEDVKAGDELFVDGGMARFEVIEKLGPDVKCRCTDPGLLLPRANLTIWRDGSVVRERNAMLPTISSKDWIDIDFGIAEGVDFIAVSFVKSAEVINHLKSYITARSRGSDIGVIAKIESIDALKNLEEIIRASDGVIVARGDLGAQIPLEQVPSIQQKIVRMCRQLNKPVIVASQLLESMIEYPTPTRAEVADVSEAVRQRADALMLSGESAMGRYPEKALGVLRSVSLRIEKWWREEKRHEALELQDVSSSFSDKISEEICNSAAKMANNLGVDAVFVYTKDGHMASLLSRCRPDCPIFAFTSSTSVRRRLNLQWGLIPFWLSDSDDMESNLNRTFSLLKARGMVQSGDLVIALSDMLQSIQVMNVP, encoded by the exons ATGGCCACCACCGCTCGCTCTCTCCACCTTCCGACACCTCCTAAACCCTCTAACCCCTCCTCCCACCACCGCCTCCCTGTCCCCTCCCACTTCCGCCCCCGCCCCCAGCGCCTCGTCCGCCGCCTGGCCGCCTCGTCCTCCGACCTCACCTCGTTCCCCGACCCGGCCCCGACCCCGAACGGCGTCTACGTCCCGTGGGCGGCAGCCCAccctgcggccgccgcggccatcGATGTGGACGCCGCCACGGAGGCGGAGCTGCGGGAGAACGGGTTCCGGAGCACGCGCCGCACCAAGCTGGTCTGCACCATTGGGCCCGCCACCTgcggcgccgccgagctcgagGCGCTCGCCGTCGGCGGCATGAACGTCGCGCGGGTCAACATGTGCCACGGCGACCGCGAGTGGCACCGCGGGGTCATCCGCGCCGTGCGGAGGCTCAACGACGAGAAGGGGTTCGCCGTAGCGGTCATGATGGACACCGAGGGAAGCGAGATCCACATGGGCGACCTCGGCGGCGCGCCCTCCGCAAAGGCCGAG GATGGAGAAGTTTGGACATTCAGCGTTAGATCTTCCGACACATCACTGCCAGATCGAATCATTCATGTGAATTACGATGGCTTTGCCGAAG ATGTTAAAGCTGGCGATGAACTATTTGTGGACGGTGGAATGGCCAGGTTTGAGGTGATTGAAAAGTTAGGGCCAGATGTGAAGTGCCGTTGCACTGATCCTGGTTTGTTGCTGCCACGGGCTAATCTTACTATATGGCGAGATGGCAGTGTGGTGCGAGAGAGGAATGCTATGCTTCCTACAATTTCATCAAAG GATTGGATTGACATAGATTTTGGAATTGCTGAAGGTGTAGATTTCATCGCTGTATCATTTGTCAAGTCTGCAGAAGTAATTAACCATCTGAAGAGCTACATTACTGCACGGAGCCGTGGAAG TGATATAGGGGTCATTGCAAAGATTGAGAGCATTGATGCTTTGAAGAACTTGGAGGAGATTATCCGTGCATCAGATGGAGTAATTGTTGCCAGAGGGGACTTGGGGGCACAGATCCCCCTGGAACAGGTCCCTTCCATTCAGCAGAAAATAGTTAGAATGTGCAGACAGCTCAACAAGCCAGTCATTGTTGCTTCTCAGCTTCTGGAATCAATGATCGAGTATCCTACACCCACTAGGGCTGAGGTTGCTGATGTTTCTGAAGCAGTCCGCCAGCGTGCGGATGCTCTCATGCTTTCTGGTGAGTCGGCCATGGGAAGGTATCCAGAGAAGGCTCTCGGTGTCCTTAGGAGTGTTAGTCTGAGGATTGAAAAATGGTGGAGAGAAGAGAAACGCCATGAGGCGCTGGAGCTTCAAGATGTCTCGTCTTCCTTCTCCGATAAGATATCAGAGGAAATATGCAATTCGGCAGCGAAAATGG CCAACAACTTGGGCGTCGATGCTGTTTTCGTCTACACCAAGGATGGCCACATGGCCTCCCTGCTCTCACGATGCCGCCCCGACTGCCCAATCTTCGCGTTCACGTCCTCGACGTCTGTCAGGAGACGGCTGAACCTCCAGTGGGGTCTCATCCCGTTCTGGCTCAGTGACTCCGATGACATGGAGAGCAATCTCAACCGCACCTTCTCCCTGCTCAAGGCCAGGGGTATGGTGCAGTCCGGTGACCTAGTGATCGCACTTTCCGACATGCTGCAGTCCATCCAAGTGATGAATGTACCCTAG
- the LOC112875650 gene encoding 60S ribosomal protein L4-1-like: MAAAARPLVSVKVLEGDMATDSAGAPLPDVLRAPIRPDIVRFVHKLLSCNSRQPYAVSRRAGHQTSAESWGTGRAVSRIPRVPGGGTHRAGQGAFGNMCRGGRMFAPTKIWRRWHRRVNIHLRRVAIASALAATAVPSLVLARGHRVESVPELPLVVSDSAESIEKTAQAIKILKQLGAYADAEKAKDSVGIRPGKGKMRNRRYINRKGPLIVYGTEGSKIVKAFRNLPGVDVANVERLNLLDLAPGGHLGRFVIWTECAFKKLDEVYGTFETPSAKKKGFVLPRPKMANADLSRLINSDEVQSVVKPINKVVKRREPRKNPLKNMAAVLKLNPYLGTARKMAALAEAARVKARKEKLDSKRTKLSPEEASKVKAAGKAWYKTMVSDSDYTEFENFSKWLGVTQ, from the exons atggccgccgccgcgcgccccctgGTCTCCGTGAAGGTCCTGGAGGGCGATATGGCGACGGACTCCGCCGGCGCCCCGCTGCCGGACGTCCTCCGCGCGCCGATCCGCCCCGACATCGTCCGCTTCGTCCACAAGCTCCTGTCCTGCAACAGCCGCCAGCCCTACGCGGTGTCGCGCCGCGCCGGTCACCAGACCTCGGCGGAGTCCTGGGGAACGGGACGTGCGGTGTCCCGTATCCCCCGTGTTCCCGGCGGCGGTACCCACCGCGCCGGTCAGGGAGCCTTCGGTAACATGTGCCGTGGCGGACGCATGTTCGCGCCCACCAAGATCTGGCGCCGCTGGCACCGTCGCGTCAACATCCACCTCCGCCGCGTTGCCATTGCctccgccctcgccgccaccgcTGTCCCGTCCCTCGTCCTCGCCCGCGGCCACCGCGTGGAGTCCGTCCCCGAGCTCCCGCTCGTCGTCTCCGACTCCGCCGAGTCCATTGAGAAGACCGCCCAGGCCATCAAGATCCTCAAGCAGCTCGGTGCCTACGCTGATGCTGAGAAGGCCAAGGACTCCGTTGGCATCCGCCCCGGCAAGGGGAAGATGCGCAACCGTCGCTACATCAACCGCAAGGGACCCCTCATTGTCTACGGCACTGAGGGCTCCAAAATCGTCAAGGCTTTCCGCAACCTCCCAGGTGTTGATGTTGCCAATGTCGAGCGCCTCAACCTACTCGACCTCGCCCCTGGTGGCCACCTTGGCCGGTTCGTGATCTGGACCGAGTGCGCTTTCAAGAAGCTTGATGAGGTGTACGGTACATTCGAGACGCCTTCGGCTAAGAAGAAGGGTTTCGTGCTCCCGAGGCCCAAGATGGCCAACGCTGACCTGTCTAGGCTCATCAACTCTGATGAGGTGCAGTCGGTCGTGAAGCCCATCAACAAGGTGGTGAAGCGCCGGGAGCCTAGGAAGAACCCGCTGAAGAACATGGCCGCTGTGCTCAAGCTGAACCCGTACTTGGGGACTGCGCGCAAGATGGCAGCTCTTGCTGAGGCAGCACGTGTCAAGGCCAGGAAGGAGAAGTTGGACTCCAAGAGGACCAAGCTCAGCCCA GAGGAGGCTTCTAAGGTCAAGGCTGCTGGAAAGGCTTGGTACAAGACCATGGTCTCGGACAGCGACTACACAGAGTTCGAGAACTTCTCCAAGTGGCTTGGTGTGACACAGTGA
- the LOC112876200 gene encoding uncharacterized protein LOC112876200: MKLKNSTAEAFKENNMIFTSEGNFHSKKVQDDYGARPNRPAVVQTRSKWIIGDVTEVLDRNTWKLGKILKMLKNNYFVIRLADCIQLKEFHISSLRIPHTLEAPQSNPFPAADKATGRQRQPADCALPCSRAAQQMGSGGKKRKAAASASHHPSKRAHPRKVAVASLADSYLHSSSQAIEDAECSVASCSVNDPCRLDNGGNGSGRRRHGAGGLPDDAMSACPCTSGVLEEEEGAVDVHGLELAAYRSTMQALYASGPLTWEQEALLTNLRLSLNISNEEHLLQLRRLMSS; the protein is encoded by the exons ATGAAGCTGAAAAATAGCACAGCGGAGGCTTTTAAGGAGAACAATATGATTTTCACTTCTGAAGGAAATTTCCACTCTAAAAAAGTGCAAGACGATTATGGTGCTAGGCCAAACAGACCAGCTGTAGTTCAGACAAGAAGCAAATGGATTATTGGAGATGTAACTGAGGTTTTGGATCGCAACACATGGAAGCTTGGCAAGATCTTAAAGATGCTAAAGAACAATTACTTTGTTATAAGGCTTGCTGATTGCATCCAACTGAAAGAGTTCCACATATCTAGCTTGAGAATTCCGCATACTCTGGAAGCTCCGCAGAGCAATCCCTTTCCTGCAGCAGATAAG GCCACCGGACGCCAACGCCAACCTGCTGATTGCGCCTTGCCTTGCTCAAGAGCTGCGCAGCAAATGGGGAGCGGTGGCAAGAAGAGGAAAGCAGCCGCAAGTGCCTCTCACCATCCTAGCAAAAGAGCACACCCACGGAAGGTCGCCGTGGCTTCCTTGGCCGACAGCTACCTGCACAGCTCTTCTCAGGCCATAGAGGACGCCGAATGCTCGGTGGCCAGCTGCAGCGTGAATGACCCGTGCCGCCTGGACAATGGCGGCAACGGCAGCGGCAGGCGCCGCCACGGCGCAGGTGGCCTCCCTGACGACGCCATGTCCGCGTGCCCGTGCACGTCCGGGGttctggaggaggaggaaggcgcGGTGGACGTGCACGGGCTGGAGCTGGCGGCGTACCGGTCGACGATGCAGGCGCTGTACGCGTCGGGGCCCCTGACGTGGGAGCAGGAGGCTCTGCTGACAAACCTGCGCCTGTCCCTCAACATCTCCAACGAGGAGCACCTGCTCCAGCTCCGGCGGCTCATGTCCTCGTGA
- the LOC112873840 gene encoding basic proline-rich protein-like, translating into MPVSLVTTSLLPQCRAVRAAAASARALRSCARRPPPSSAGRAGVRCLAATPPPPEVPGQTPAEVPGTSRPPAEVPGTNRPPQEVPSIDTPPEFEAPPGVDVPMPGTPGPGPELPGPAMPSPPAPEIPTVPPNPDVPPPQPPPEVDPPRPPPEVDPPRPPPEVGPPQPPGATTVLPPLV; encoded by the coding sequence ATGCCGGTCAGCCTCGTGACGACGTCGCTGCTGCCTCAGTGCCGGGCCgtccgcgccgcggcggcgtcggccCGCGCCTTGCGTTCGTGCGCGCGCCGACCGCCGCCTTCCTCCGCGGGGCGCGCCGGCGTGCGCTGCCTCGCCGccacgcccccgccgccggaggTCCCGGGCCAGACGCCGGCCGAGGTGCCTGGcacgagccgcccgccggccgagGTTCCCGGCACGAACCGCCCGCCGCAGGAGGTGCCGAGCATCGACACGCCGCCGGAGTTCGAAGCGCCCCCGGGCGTGGACGTGCCGATGCCAGGCACGCCGGGCCCCGGGCCCGAGCTGCCTGGCCCGGcgatgccgtcgccgccggcgccagaGATCCCGACCGTGCCGCCCAACCCCGACGTACCGCCGCCACAACCGCCGCCGGAAGTGGACccgccgaggccgccgccggaggTGGACCCGCCGAGGCCGCCGCCCGAGGTTGGGCCGCCGCAGCCTCCTGGCGCCACGACGGTGCTGCCTCCTTTGGTGTGA